A genomic segment from Micromonospora echinaurantiaca encodes:
- a CDS encoding TetR/AcrR family transcriptional regulator, whose product MTTEYSGTGDPARSLALLWRTRERVSRKGRPDLSVDRIVRAAIEVADTEGLAALSMRRVAERLGVGTMSLYTYVPGKGELLDVMLDTVYGEAARPTDVPGGWRGRLTQIARETRALYLRHPWLLQVATTRPPLGPNVIARYEYELGAVDGIGLTDLEMDAVVTLISGFVHGAVRGAVEAAQAAERTGMTEEQWWQAHAPYLEKAMDPRRFPLAARVGAAAGEEYQAAGDPARAFEFGLDRILDGIEVLIRDRPAGGAPPAAG is encoded by the coding sequence GTGACGACGGAGTACAGCGGCACCGGCGACCCCGCCCGCAGCCTCGCCCTGCTGTGGCGCACCCGGGAACGCGTCAGCCGCAAGGGGCGCCCCGACCTGAGCGTCGACCGGATCGTCCGGGCCGCGATCGAGGTCGCCGACACCGAAGGACTCGCCGCGCTGTCCATGCGCCGGGTCGCCGAGCGGCTCGGGGTGGGCACCATGAGCCTCTACACGTACGTGCCGGGCAAGGGCGAACTGCTCGACGTCATGCTCGACACCGTCTACGGCGAGGCCGCCCGCCCCACCGACGTGCCCGGCGGGTGGCGGGGCCGGCTCACGCAGATCGCCCGCGAGACCCGGGCGCTCTACCTGCGCCACCCGTGGCTGCTGCAGGTCGCCACCACCCGCCCGCCGCTGGGCCCCAACGTGATCGCCCGCTACGAGTACGAACTCGGCGCCGTCGACGGCATCGGCCTGACCGACCTGGAGATGGACGCCGTGGTCACACTGATCTCCGGGTTCGTGCACGGCGCGGTACGCGGCGCGGTGGAGGCCGCCCAGGCCGCCGAGCGCACCGGGATGACCGAGGAGCAGTGGTGGCAGGCGCACGCCCCGTACCTGGAGAAGGCGATGGACCCGCGCCGCTTCCCGCTCGCCGCGCGGGTCGGCGCCGCCGCCGGCGAGGAGTACCAAGCCGCCGGCGACCCGGCGCGCGCCTTCGAGTTCGGGCTGGACCGCATCCTCGACGGCATCGAGGTGCTGATCCGCGACCGCCCGGCCGGTGGCGCCCCGCCAGCCGCCGGATAA
- a CDS encoding ATP-binding cassette domain-containing protein: protein MHDDTPAIEAEGLRKRYGDAEALAGLDLAVPAGRVCALLGPNGAGKTTAVRILTTLLRPDAGRARVAGHDVLRHPDRVRAAIGLVGQHAAVDEVLSGRQNLVLFGRLHHLSTPAARARADELLDRFGLADTGTRPVSGYSGGMRRRLDLAASLVRAPGVLFLDEPTTGLDPRGRSEVWDAVRGLVADGTTVLLTTQYLEEADQLADTVRVIDAGRVVAAGTPDQLKNDLGGDRLDVVCDRVDDLDRAAALVAAATAATPAVDPAALRISVPVADRVTALAAVLRALDGTGVAVADVAVRRPTLDEVFLRLTDTPTERTVTA, encoded by the coding sequence ATGCACGACGACACACCGGCCATCGAGGCCGAAGGGCTGCGCAAGCGGTACGGCGACGCCGAGGCCCTGGCCGGGCTCGACCTCGCGGTGCCGGCCGGGCGGGTCTGCGCCCTGCTCGGCCCGAACGGGGCGGGCAAGACCACCGCGGTGCGGATCCTCACCACCCTGCTGCGACCCGACGCCGGCCGGGCCCGGGTGGCCGGGCACGACGTGCTGCGCCACCCCGACCGGGTACGGGCCGCGATCGGCCTGGTCGGGCAGCACGCCGCCGTCGACGAGGTGCTCAGCGGCCGGCAGAACCTGGTCCTCTTCGGCCGGCTGCACCACCTGTCGACGCCTGCCGCGCGGGCCCGCGCCGACGAACTGCTCGACCGGTTCGGCCTGGCCGACACCGGCACCCGGCCGGTCTCCGGCTACTCCGGCGGCATGCGTCGCCGGCTCGACCTGGCCGCCAGCCTGGTCCGCGCTCCGGGCGTGCTCTTCCTCGACGAGCCCACCACCGGGCTCGACCCGCGCGGGCGCAGCGAGGTGTGGGACGCCGTACGCGGCCTCGTCGCCGACGGCACCACCGTGCTGCTGACCACCCAGTACCTGGAGGAGGCCGACCAGCTCGCCGACACCGTCCGGGTGATCGACGCCGGCCGGGTGGTCGCCGCCGGCACCCCCGACCAGCTCAAGAACGACCTCGGTGGCGACCGGCTCGACGTGGTGTGCGACCGCGTCGACGACCTCGACCGGGCCGCCGCCCTGGTCGCCGCCGCAACCGCCGCCACCCCGGCCGTCGACCCGGCCGCGCTGCGGATCAGCGTCCCGGTCGCCGACCGGGTCACCGCCCTGGCAGCCGTGCTGCGCGCGCTGGACGGCACCGGCGTCGCCGTCGCCGACGTGGCGGTGCGCCGCCCCACCCTCGACGAGGTGTTCCTGCGTCTCACCGACACCCCGACCGAGCGGACGGTGACCGCATGA
- a CDS encoding ABC transporter permease, producing MSNLTLAPARLRWAVTDSAVLTGRALRHWARQPGQLIVGLLFPVLLVLMFGYLFGGAMSVPGGGDYREFLLPGLFAMTMAFGIEATYAAVATDTARGVTDRFRSLPMAPSAVVTGRAAADVLHSAAGLAVMLGCGWLVGWQWRNGLLPALAAIGLLLLLRVALIWAGIYLALLLRRPESVVALQILVWPVGFTSNAYVPPETMPGWLAALAEWNPLSATVAACRELFGNPGWGGDSFAAQHAVVLAVAWPVLLIAVFLPLSVRRYRRLSR from the coding sequence ATGAGCAACCTCACCCTGGCCCCGGCCCGGTTGCGCTGGGCCGTCACCGACAGCGCCGTGCTCACCGGCCGGGCGTTGCGGCACTGGGCCCGCCAGCCCGGGCAGCTGATCGTCGGGCTGCTCTTCCCGGTGCTGCTGGTGCTGATGTTCGGCTACCTGTTCGGCGGGGCGATGTCGGTGCCCGGCGGCGGCGACTACCGCGAGTTCCTGCTGCCCGGCCTGTTCGCCATGACCATGGCCTTCGGCATCGAGGCGACGTACGCCGCGGTGGCCACCGACACCGCCCGCGGGGTCACCGACCGGTTCCGGTCGCTGCCGATGGCCCCGTCGGCGGTGGTGACCGGCCGCGCCGCCGCCGACGTGCTGCACTCCGCCGCCGGCCTGGCGGTGATGCTCGGCTGCGGCTGGCTGGTCGGCTGGCAGTGGCGCAACGGCCTCCTCCCCGCGCTGGCCGCGATCGGGCTGCTCCTGCTGCTGCGGGTCGCGCTGATCTGGGCCGGCATCTACCTGGCGCTGCTGCTGCGCCGGCCGGAGTCGGTGGTGGCGCTGCAGATCCTGGTCTGGCCGGTCGGGTTCACCTCCAACGCGTACGTGCCGCCGGAGACCATGCCGGGCTGGCTGGCCGCGCTGGCCGAGTGGAACCCGCTGTCGGCGACGGTGGCCGCCTGCCGGGAACTGTTCGGCAATCCCGGCTGGGGCGGCGACTCGTTCGCCGCGCAGCACGCCGTGGTGCTCGCCGTGGCCTGGCCGGTGCTGCTGATCGCGGTGTTCCTGCCGCTGTCGGTGCGCCGCTACCGGCGGCTGAGCCGCTGA
- a CDS encoding MarR family winged helix-turn-helix transcriptional regulator, translated as MTEVPDREAVGTLLRHVLEVLDGDVATVYAERGLADYRPRFSPPLRVLVADGPLPIRDLARRVGVTHSAASQTVAQMARAGLVELTRGADARQRIVHLTDRARELLPVIEAEWTATTAAMRELDAELPVPLADLLHAVLAAVGRRPLRQRIADAGLPPPPT; from the coding sequence GTGACCGAGGTGCCGGACCGGGAGGCGGTGGGGACGCTGCTGCGGCACGTCCTGGAGGTGCTCGACGGCGACGTGGCCACCGTCTACGCCGAGCGGGGCCTGGCCGACTACCGGCCCCGGTTCTCGCCGCCGCTGCGGGTGCTGGTCGCCGACGGGCCGCTGCCCATCCGGGACCTGGCCCGCCGGGTCGGGGTGACCCATTCCGCGGCCAGCCAGACCGTGGCGCAGATGGCCCGGGCCGGGCTGGTCGAGCTGACCCGTGGCGCGGACGCCCGGCAGCGCATCGTGCACCTGACCGACCGGGCCCGCGAGCTGCTGCCGGTCATCGAGGCGGAGTGGACGGCCACCACCGCGGCGATGCGGGAACTGGACGCGGAACTGCCGGTGCCACTGGCCGACCTGCTGCACGCGGTGCTCGCCGCGGTGGGTCGCCGGCCGCTGCGCCAGCGCATCGCCGACGCCGGCCTGCCCCCACCGCCCACCTGA
- the pip gene encoding prolyl aminopeptidase, which translates to MYEAVQPYAHGMLDVGDGQLVYWETCGNPAGKPAVVLHGGPGSGAAPSWRRYFDPARYRVVLFDQRGCGRSRPHAADPAVDLSVNTTDHLVADIERLREHLGVDRWLVLGASWGSTLGLAYAQRHPARVSELVLFSVVTTSRREVEWITRDMGRIFPAEWARFRDGVPAADRDGDLADAYARLLADPDPAVRERAARDWCAWEDTHVGTVPGHRPDPRYTDPEFRMAFARLVTHYWRHAAFLPDGQLLREAGRLAGIPGVLLHGRLDISSPPEIPWRLAQAWPAARLELLDAAGHGSGHGIGERVLAALDEFAGRR; encoded by the coding sequence ATGTACGAAGCGGTGCAGCCGTACGCGCACGGCATGCTCGACGTCGGCGACGGCCAGCTCGTGTACTGGGAGACCTGCGGCAACCCGGCCGGCAAGCCGGCGGTGGTGCTGCACGGCGGCCCCGGCTCCGGCGCCGCGCCGAGCTGGCGGCGCTACTTCGACCCGGCCCGCTACCGGGTGGTCCTGTTCGACCAGCGCGGCTGCGGCCGCAGCCGCCCGCACGCCGCCGACCCGGCCGTCGACCTGTCCGTCAACACCACCGACCACCTGGTCGCCGACATCGAGCGGCTGCGCGAGCACCTGGGCGTGGACCGCTGGCTGGTGCTCGGCGCGTCCTGGGGGTCCACCCTCGGCCTGGCCTACGCCCAGCGGCACCCGGCGCGGGTCAGCGAGCTGGTGCTGTTCAGCGTGGTCACCACCAGCCGCCGCGAGGTCGAGTGGATCACCCGGGACATGGGGCGGATCTTCCCCGCCGAGTGGGCCCGCTTCCGCGACGGCGTGCCTGCCGCCGACCGCGACGGTGACCTCGCCGACGCGTACGCCCGGCTGCTGGCCGACCCGGACCCGGCGGTGCGCGAGCGGGCCGCCCGGGACTGGTGTGCCTGGGAGGACACCCACGTCGGCACCGTCCCCGGCCACCGTCCCGACCCCCGCTACACCGACCCGGAGTTCCGGATGGCCTTCGCGCGGCTGGTCACCCACTACTGGCGGCACGCCGCCTTCCTGCCCGACGGCCAGCTGCTGCGCGAGGCGGGCCGGCTCGCCGGCATCCCGGGGGTGCTGCTGCACGGCCGGCTCGACATCAGCAGCCCACCGGAGATCCCGTGGCGGCTGGCGCAGGCCTGGCCGGCCGCCCGCCTGGAACTGCTGGACGCCGCCGGGCACGGATCCGGCCACGGCATCGGCGAGCGGGTGCTGGCCGCGCTGGACGAGTTCGCCGGCCGCCGCTGA
- a CDS encoding YdeI/OmpD-associated family protein, which yields MGGAGAVVELVVADADAWREWLGAHHDSATGVWLVLARQGTTHPTSLTYDQALDEALCHGWIDGQAGRRDESTYRRRFTPRRPRSPWSARNVDLVTRLISEGRMRPAGMAEVERARADGRWDAAYPGQATAEVPDDLAAALAAQPRARAMFDILTAQNRYAVLYRVAGAKRADTRARRIAQFVDMLARGETVYPQRRALGD from the coding sequence GTGGGTGGAGCGGGTGCGGTGGTGGAGTTGGTGGTCGCCGACGCGGACGCGTGGCGGGAGTGGCTCGGCGCGCACCATGACAGCGCGACCGGGGTGTGGCTGGTGCTCGCCCGGCAGGGCACCACGCACCCGACCAGCCTCACCTACGACCAGGCGCTCGACGAGGCGCTCTGCCACGGCTGGATCGACGGCCAGGCCGGCCGCCGCGACGAGAGCACCTACCGGCGGCGGTTCACCCCGCGGCGCCCCCGCAGCCCGTGGTCGGCGCGCAACGTCGACCTCGTCACCCGGCTGATCAGCGAAGGGCGGATGCGACCGGCCGGAATGGCCGAGGTCGAGCGCGCCCGGGCGGACGGCCGGTGGGACGCGGCCTACCCGGGGCAGGCCACCGCCGAGGTGCCCGACGACCTGGCCGCCGCGCTGGCGGCGCAGCCCCGGGCGCGGGCGATGTTCGACATCCTCACCGCGCAGAACCGGTACGCCGTCCTGTACCGGGTCGCCGGCGCCAAGCGCGCCGACACCCGGGCCCGGCGGATCGCCCAGTTCGTCGACATGCTCGCCCGCGGCGAGACGGTCTATCCGCAGCGGCGCGCCCTCGGCGACTGA
- a CDS encoding chorismate-binding protein: protein MRKIGPDGVETLPSARLIDVPAAPAGCRRTLVERARWEWRPADGGDPAALAEDFLAAHGVALHDLARPGARHDPDGLCGAALYVSAAAGALLAGAAAGAANPADLPEVAVVVYGHTPTPPPAAPPAAGWWLGDWAESWTPRQHADAVRAVRAAIGRGDVYQVNMVGHAAARYAGDPLPALARLGALPGARYGGTLTGAGWAIGCASPETLVELAGGRLITRPIKGTRPATAAGRAELLASAKERAEHVMIVDLERNDLARVARTGTVRVDELFAVRRWCDLWQAESTVSATVADGLGLADLLRAVCPGGSVTGAPKLAALDRITALEPVGRGASMGALGWVAPGRIDLGLTIRTAAADGDRMHVWAGGGITWDSDPDAEVAEAAAKTAPVRAALANR, encoded by the coding sequence ATGAGGAAGATTGGGCCGGACGGCGTGGAAACGCTCCCAAGCGCGAGGCTGATCGATGTGCCGGCGGCACCCGCGGGCTGCCGCCGTACGCTGGTCGAACGCGCCCGGTGGGAGTGGCGGCCCGCCGACGGCGGCGACCCGGCCGCCCTCGCCGAGGACTTCCTGGCCGCCCACGGCGTGGCGCTGCACGACCTGGCCCGCCCGGGCGCCCGGCACGACCCCGACGGGTTGTGCGGGGCCGCGCTCTACGTCTCCGCCGCCGCCGGCGCGCTGCTGGCCGGCGCGGCGGCCGGCGCCGCCAACCCGGCCGACCTGCCGGAGGTCGCCGTGGTCGTCTACGGCCACACCCCGACGCCCCCGCCCGCCGCGCCGCCGGCGGCCGGCTGGTGGCTCGGCGACTGGGCGGAGAGCTGGACGCCCCGGCAGCACGCCGACGCGGTGCGGGCGGTGCGGGCGGCCATCGGCCGCGGCGACGTCTACCAGGTCAACATGGTCGGCCACGCGGCCGCCCGGTACGCCGGCGACCCGCTGCCAGCGCTGGCCCGCCTCGGCGCGCTGCCCGGCGCCCGCTACGGCGGCACCCTCACCGGCGCCGGCTGGGCGATCGGCTGCGCCTCCCCGGAGACCCTGGTGGAGCTGGCCGGCGGTCGGCTGATCACCCGCCCGATCAAGGGCACCCGCCCGGCCACCGCCGCCGGCCGTGCCGAACTGCTCGCCTCGGCCAAGGAACGCGCCGAGCACGTCATGATCGTCGACCTGGAACGCAACGACCTGGCCCGGGTCGCCCGCACCGGCACGGTCCGGGTGGATGAGCTGTTCGCCGTGCGCCGCTGGTGCGACCTGTGGCAGGCCGAGTCCACCGTCTCCGCGACCGTGGCCGACGGGCTCGGCCTGGCCGACCTGCTGCGCGCGGTCTGCCCCGGCGGGTCGGTCACCGGCGCGCCGAAGCTCGCCGCCCTGGACCGGATCACCGCCCTGGAGCCGGTCGGCCGGGGCGCCAGCATGGGCGCGCTCGGCTGGGTCGCGCCGGGCCGGATCGACCTGGGGCTGACCATCCGCACCGCCGCCGCCGACGGCGACCGGATGCACGTCTGGGCCGGCGGCGGCATCACCTGGGACAGCGACCCGGACGCCGAGGTCGCCGAGGCGGCCGCGAAGACCGCACCGGTGCGCGCCGCCCTCGCCAACCGCTGA
- a CDS encoding DUF5999 family protein, with protein MCQHQPTCPSAEATDREAARVIACFPEQGWSLLCNGVIVFEDTGELLPDGRTIAPHRGPARHALVA; from the coding sequence ATGTGCCAGCACCAACCCACCTGCCCCTCCGCCGAGGCGACCGACCGGGAGGCCGCCCGAGTCATCGCCTGCTTCCCTGAGCAGGGCTGGAGCCTGCTCTGCAACGGTGTCATCGTCTTCGAGGACACCGGCGAGCTGCTCCCCGACGGCCGCACCATCGCCCCGCACCGCGGGCCCGCCCGCCACGCTCTCGTCGCCTGA
- the gcvP gene encoding aminomethyl-transferring glycine dehydrogenase, which yields MTEQFAARHIGPDPDDERRMLETVGYGSIDELMDAAIPEVIRWHGTLDLPAPATEQQAIAELRALAARNTVAVSMIGLGYHGTHTPAVIRRNVLEDPAWYTAYTPYQPEISQGRLEALLNFQTMVTDLTGLATANASMLDEGTAAAEAMTLARRASKSKSPVYVVDADTLPQTIAVIASRAEPLGIEVRVLDLDADELPGEFFGLHLQYPGASGAVRDQVGLVEAAHAVGALVTVAADLLALTLLRPPGEIGVDIAAGTTQRFGVPMGFGGPHAGYLAVRSGLERMLPGRLVGVSRDADGNPAYRLALQTREQHIRRERATSNICTAQVLLAVMAGMYAVYHGPDGLRAIARRTHEMAARLAAGLRAGGVDVADVAFFDTVTATVPGRAADVVAAAARRGVNLRLVDADRVGIACDETTTDAHLASVWAAFGVPAFDGAGDPALPAALARTSDFLTHPVFRSHHSETAMLRYLRRLSDFDYALDRGMIPLGSCTMKLNATTEMEPVSWAEFAHIHPFAPEAQTAGYREMIAQLEAWLAEVTGYDAVSVQPNAGSQGELAGLLAIRSYHASRGEGHRDVCLIPSSAHGTNAASAVMAGMRVVVVGCDADGNVDLVDLDAKIDKHRDALAAIMVTYPSTHGVYETGIAQLCAKVHEAGGQVYVDGANLNALVGFAKPGKFGADVSHLNLHKTFCIPHGGGGPGVGPVAVRAHLAPFLPGDPLGRHVDGRPAISAARYGSAGILPIPWAYLRMMGAAGLTRATGVAVLAANYVAARLRAHYPVLYAGNKGLVAHECILDLRPLTKATGVSVDDVAKRLIDYGFHAPTMSFPVAGTLMVEPTESEDLAELDRFCDAMIAIRAEIDKVGAGEWPAGDNPLANAPHTAAMVSGDAWEHPYPRSVGAYPAGVDRAGKYWPPVRRIDGAYGDRNLVCSCPSPEAFES from the coding sequence ATGACAGAGCAGTTCGCCGCCCGCCACATCGGCCCCGATCCGGACGACGAGCGCCGGATGCTGGAAACGGTCGGATACGGCTCGATCGACGAGCTGATGGACGCCGCGATCCCCGAGGTGATCCGCTGGCACGGCACCCTCGACCTGCCGGCGCCGGCCACCGAGCAGCAGGCGATCGCCGAGCTGCGGGCCCTGGCGGCCCGCAACACCGTCGCCGTGTCCATGATCGGCCTGGGCTACCACGGTACGCACACCCCGGCGGTGATCCGCCGCAACGTGCTGGAGGACCCGGCCTGGTACACGGCGTACACGCCGTACCAGCCGGAGATCAGCCAGGGCCGGCTGGAGGCGCTGCTGAACTTCCAGACCATGGTGACCGACCTGACCGGGCTGGCCACCGCCAACGCCTCGATGCTCGACGAGGGCACCGCGGCGGCCGAGGCGATGACCCTGGCCCGCCGGGCGTCGAAGAGCAAGAGCCCGGTGTACGTGGTCGACGCCGACACCCTGCCGCAGACCATCGCGGTGATCGCCAGCCGGGCCGAGCCGCTCGGCATCGAGGTGCGGGTGCTCGACCTGGACGCCGACGAGCTGCCCGGCGAGTTCTTCGGCCTGCACCTGCAGTACCCGGGCGCGTCCGGGGCGGTCCGGGACCAGGTCGGCCTGGTCGAGGCGGCGCACGCGGTCGGGGCGCTGGTGACCGTCGCGGCGGACCTGCTGGCGTTGACCCTGCTGCGCCCGCCGGGGGAGATCGGCGTCGACATCGCCGCCGGCACCACCCAGCGCTTCGGCGTGCCGATGGGCTTCGGCGGCCCGCACGCCGGCTACCTGGCGGTGCGCTCGGGGCTGGAGCGGATGCTGCCCGGCCGGCTGGTCGGGGTGTCCCGGGACGCCGACGGCAACCCGGCCTACCGGCTGGCGTTGCAGACCCGCGAGCAGCACATCCGGCGGGAGAGGGCGACCAGCAACATCTGCACCGCGCAGGTGCTGCTCGCCGTGATGGCCGGCATGTACGCCGTCTACCACGGCCCGGACGGGCTGCGGGCGATCGCCCGGCGTACCCACGAGATGGCGGCGCGGCTCGCGGCCGGGCTGCGCGCCGGTGGGGTGGACGTCGCGGACGTCGCGTTCTTCGACACCGTCACCGCGACGGTGCCCGGCCGGGCGGCGGACGTGGTCGCCGCCGCGGCGCGGCGCGGGGTGAACCTGCGGCTGGTCGACGCCGACCGGGTGGGCATCGCCTGCGACGAGACCACCACCGACGCGCACCTGGCGTCGGTGTGGGCGGCGTTCGGCGTGCCCGCGTTCGACGGCGCCGGCGACCCGGCGCTGCCGGCGGCGCTGGCCCGCACCTCGGACTTCCTCACCCACCCGGTGTTCCGCAGCCACCACTCCGAGACGGCGATGCTGCGCTACCTGCGGCGGCTGTCGGACTTCGACTACGCCCTGGACCGGGGCATGATCCCGCTCGGGTCGTGCACGATGAAGCTCAACGCGACCACCGAGATGGAGCCGGTGAGCTGGGCGGAGTTCGCCCACATCCACCCGTTCGCGCCGGAGGCGCAGACCGCCGGCTACCGGGAGATGATCGCCCAGCTGGAGGCGTGGCTGGCCGAGGTGACCGGCTACGACGCGGTCAGCGTGCAACCCAACGCCGGCTCCCAGGGTGAGCTGGCGGGGCTGCTGGCCATCCGGTCCTACCACGCCTCCCGCGGTGAGGGGCACCGGGACGTGTGCCTGATCCCGTCGTCGGCGCACGGCACCAACGCCGCCAGCGCCGTGATGGCCGGGATGCGGGTGGTGGTGGTCGGCTGCGACGCCGACGGCAACGTCGACCTGGTCGACCTCGACGCGAAGATCGACAAGCACCGGGACGCGCTCGCCGCGATCATGGTGACGTACCCGTCCACGCACGGCGTGTACGAGACCGGCATCGCGCAGTTGTGCGCGAAGGTGCACGAGGCCGGCGGTCAGGTGTACGTCGACGGGGCGAACCTCAACGCGCTGGTCGGGTTCGCCAAGCCGGGCAAGTTCGGGGCGGACGTGTCGCACCTGAACCTGCACAAGACGTTCTGCATCCCGCACGGCGGCGGCGGGCCGGGGGTCGGTCCGGTGGCGGTGCGGGCGCACCTGGCGCCGTTCCTGCCGGGCGACCCGCTGGGCCGGCACGTCGACGGCCGGCCGGCCATCTCGGCGGCGCGGTACGGCTCGGCGGGGATCCTGCCGATCCCGTGGGCGTACCTGCGGATGATGGGCGCGGCCGGGCTGACCCGGGCCACCGGGGTGGCGGTGCTCGCGGCGAACTACGTGGCGGCGCGGCTGCGCGCCCACTACCCGGTGCTGTACGCCGGCAACAAGGGCCTGGTGGCGCACGAGTGCATCCTCGACCTGCGGCCGTTGACGAAGGCGACCGGGGTGAGCGTGGACGACGTGGCGAAGCGGCTGATCGACTACGGCTTCCACGCCCCGACGATGTCGTTCCCGGTGGCGGGGACGCTGATGGTGGAGCCGACCGAGAGCGAGGACCTGGCCGAGTTGGACCGGTTCTGCGACGCGATGATCGCCATCCGGGCGGAGATCGACAAGGTGGGTGCCGGGGAGTGGCCGGCGGGCGACAACCCGCTGGCGAACGCGCCGCACACCGCGGCGATGGTCAGCGGCGACGCCTGGGAGCACCCGTACCCGCGGTCGGTGGGCGCGTACCCGGCCGGGGTGGACCGGGCCGGGAAGTACTGGCCGCCGGTGCGGCGGATCGACGGCGCGTACGGTGACCGGAACCTGGTCTGCTCGTGCCCGTCGCCGGAGGCGTTCGAGAGCTGA
- a CDS encoding YybH family protein, whose protein sequence is MTEPATSPDDLGRFFVARANARDVEGLVALYEPDGVFATPAGPAAGADQLRAAFEQMLADGPTFTPGQPQPTLYAGELALTSTRLDDGSVTAEVARRQPDGTWRWVLDQPRFVAPPAS, encoded by the coding sequence ATGACCGAGCCGGCGACCAGCCCGGACGACCTGGGGCGGTTCTTCGTCGCCCGCGCCAACGCCCGCGACGTCGAGGGTCTCGTCGCCCTCTACGAGCCCGACGGGGTGTTCGCCACCCCGGCCGGACCCGCCGCCGGCGCCGACCAGCTGCGGGCCGCGTTCGAGCAGATGCTCGCCGACGGGCCCACCTTCACCCCCGGCCAGCCGCAGCCCACCCTGTACGCCGGGGAGCTGGCGTTGACCTCCACCCGCCTCGACGACGGCTCGGTCACCGCGGAGGTGGCCCGCCGCCAGCCCGACGGCACCTGGCGCTGGGTGCTCGACCAGCCCCGCTTCGTCGCCCCGCCGGCCAGCTGA